The following are encoded together in the Planococcus antarcticus DSM 14505 genome:
- the dtd gene encoding D-aminoacyl-tRNA deacylase: protein MRVVLQRSKRASVTVGGGITGSINSGYVLLVGITHEDTEKDADYLAGKIAQLRLFEDEEGKMNRSILDNGGEILSISQFTLYGDVKKGRRPSFISAARPETAEPLWQAFNEALRSHGLVVETGIFGAMMDVQLVNDGPVTILVESK, encoded by the coding sequence ATGAGAGTAGTTCTGCAACGATCCAAACGAGCATCGGTGACGGTCGGTGGGGGTATAACCGGCTCCATCAACTCTGGTTATGTGCTGCTCGTCGGCATTACCCATGAAGATACAGAAAAAGACGCCGATTATCTGGCCGGCAAGATTGCGCAGCTTCGCCTGTTCGAAGACGAAGAAGGCAAGATGAACCGGTCGATTCTCGATAACGGCGGCGAGATTCTGTCGATTTCTCAGTTCACGCTGTATGGCGACGTCAAAAAAGGTCGCCGGCCAAGCTTTATTTCAGCTGCCCGGCCAGAAACAGCTGAACCGCTTTGGCAGGCTTTTAACGAGGCATTGCGAAGTCATGGCCTAGTTGTTGAAACCGGCATCTTCGGCGCCATGATGGACGTCCAGCTGGTCAATGATGGCCCAGTGACGATTCTGGTGGAGTCTAAATAG